The following nucleotide sequence is from Megalops cyprinoides isolate fMegCyp1 chromosome 19, fMegCyp1.pri, whole genome shotgun sequence.
TTTCCCCGAAGGTGAAAACCTGTCACTGTGCTTCAGCACTGCACTGGAGCCTTAGATTGCACCAATCAACttgatttgtgtatttgtcgaaacattacattgttagTGTGCTTAATAATGTATGACACTGTTTATTTGGTGAGAAAACACTCATCTCAGGTGAGTCTTAATTATTGTCGaccaatatattttatatatttttagtgTACATATTGGTTATATGTTATCGAGGATGTAATTGTGATGTATAATGATAATTTTAGTATAATCTTGAGTTTTATAGGATAACAGTGGCGTGTGTTTGGCCCAAACAGGAAAGTTCAAGTGCAATAGAACAGTAGCACATTGTTGTTGGTTGTTTCTTATTATTTCAAGACAGGGGTGAAATGTTTATGCCAAGACAGGCTGAGGAGGAAATACACCCAGCCataaacacccacacaccacacacacacatacacacaaatacagacacacatgcgcacCAACACATAGGCTATCCCTGTTGTGGATCGAAAATGGTATATTTTGAACAGTATTTGCTTATTAGAAGAATTCGGAAGATAGGTTTGATTTTTACCAACCCTTCTTGTTGCGTAAACGTTCACAGACAGTAATGGTAAACAATGCTATATAGGGAGTCGACATGTTTTGTTAGGGCATATAGCAGTGTGGCTACATTTTGTGTAGCCATATTGTAGTACTcgctgtttattttccatgtagtattgtgatgtgttctGTGAACCAGTGATTTTGATGTAAAGGTAGTatatttggcttcccttgtctagtcaggctgcacaagttaacttagggtagggcctgaatagtgttatgctcacactcactggtctgggggtgttgtttgcctgatctgacactgctgctcattcagcttgattggatacacttatgtcctgttgtgctggaagtcgctctggataagagcgtctgctaaatgaatgtaatgtaacgcaacATTCTGACTGTCGACGATTACCGAAATACCGAAAAGTATTTTCAAATTCAATCAAATTTGTACTGAAAGAAGAGCTGAGGAGGAAATGTTAACAACACGTGGCATTTTGACGGGAACAAGTTTTTCTAGGTAAGTGTAAAGGTTACCGGCTGCCTCTTTGTCTTTCCACTGGCTTCTGCTCCAAATCCCCTCGGATCCTTTGAATCATACCTGCTGAGTCACATTCACATCCTTAGGGCACGCGGCCCTGTGCTGTAGACATGGAGGAAAAGCTGACTCACTCTATTGTGTACATGAGCTTGTAAGCTATcgctgtgtgactgtctgtaTCCCACAAAGAATATCGATATGCATCCATACGTTAATAATGTTCCTGAAATCTGTCAGGCTTCATGTGCTGAACAGGCAAATGTTTCTCATTGATGAATATCAGTGTGGACAAGAGGTTTGTGTGCTATGCGTGAACAATCACCATCAAGAGAAGAACATCTCTGAAGGCATCAATTCTTTCTTTACACTTGAcattatatttttcatgcatattgATGCTTTTAATTATCAGATTAAATTGTAGACTGTACACAAAGCACGAGATTACACTCTCTGCATCCCCTCTTGTTCTGGAAGGGGAAGGGGTTTTTGGTCgctgttgaaaatgttgaaCCCATAAGGGATGGAACTCTCCCAGTTCACAATGTTCTGGTTTTCGCTGTCCAGGTGGTTGCAATTGTCATGGATCTCCTGGCCGACCTTCAGATCCTGCAGGATCTTTTGGACGCGGCGTCCAAGCGCAGTGTGGCTGTCTACATTGTGCTGGAGGCGCACGGCATTCCTCACTTCTTGGACATGTGCAGTCGGCTGCAGGTGGGAGCCATGCACCTCCGGGTAAGGACCTTACGTGAATTCTCACAATCTCACTTTCCCTACGATCTCGtaacatttattgtttttgcctGCTCTGTAATGGACAGTGTGCTCAGTTAGCTTGCCCCTGCTGAATCAGAAATTGGCAGTGCAATGATTGTGGCATTCGTTTAGCTCAGGCTCTCGCTACTTCTCggtctgtgtgggtgtgacaCGGTGCCTCAGTCTGCGTGTCTGCGATTTGACAGCTCTCATTGTGTaccccctctgtgtctcctagAACATTCGAGTGCGGACGGTGCAGGGCATTGGACTAGCGCTGTCATTTGGCAAGCTCGCGGGCTGTCTGTGTAGTAAATACATGCTGGTAGATGGAGACAAAGTCATGTTCGGATCATACAGGTCAGTTTCCATCTCCTCCTTGCTGAGCTCCAATAATGTACTCAGTTCCACCCGGCAACATTCCACTGCATGTAGTGCCATTTCACTCCATTCTATTCCAGAACATtcattctgttctattctgtGCTCTGTTCCAAGCCACTCTCttccttttaatttcattccatCACATTATACTCTATTACCTTCAGCTTCACTCCGTTCTGTGCAATACCCATTTAAACCTATCCATATTCTCACAAGCAGCGTAAAGATGTTCCCATATCATACTGTCTATGACCTCGACTAAAGATAAAACCTGGACaagtttaatgtattttttattatttttgcagctTCACATGGAGCTCCTCTCGCATGGACAGGAACATGATCACTGTCATGACGGGTCAGGTGGTGGAAATCTTTGACAATGACTTCCGAGAACTGTACGCCATCTCTGACAACGTGGACCTGTACAAGGAGTTCCACATCACCAAACCCCCCAAGCCCACCCCTGTCAAAGCAACAACAGCCCACAGgccagctcctgcagcttccACCTCTCGCTTCCAGGTGACCCTGGGGGACTCCAGACAAGCCAGCCTCAAGGTCCCAGCACACAAATACTACAACCCCAAATATTCCCTGGTTGTGGGGAACAGTCAACTGATGACAGGCTCCATGCAGGATCTGCCCTCCATGAGGCCATCGCAAAGCGTGGAGAGCTCGCTGAATTTGATGGAGAAGTTCCTCCAGGccagcagtgacagcagtgagaggCTGGACACGCTTGCTCCCCTGCCGTCCACCGCTATTGAGGCAGAGGGCAAAGGGGGATCCAAAAGGCAAAACGGACTCGGGGCAAAGAAGCAGCGCAGCTCCTTCAGATTTTTCCTGAAGGGAaaggcagccaatcagagcatgGCTGCTGAACCGGAGGCCACGCCCTCTATTCCAAACTCCTCCCCCGTCCGCAAAACCCCGACGACCACAGGTGAGAGGCTGGAGGATAGCTTTGAGATCCTGGTCCCAGAGAAACAGCCGAAAGGAAAAAGTAAGAAGACGTCGAAACTGCAGCCAAGGAGCATGTCTCTACAGGCCGTCAACACGCAAGAGGAAGAAAGTACGTGCCAATGTTTCCTGAAACCCTGTTTTCCAGAGGACAAGGGCATTCCTGTTGGAGGCTTGTTTCTGCACCTTTAAAATGGCTTTATGCCTGTTCTTGTAAGAAATGTTTCAGCTgatctttgttttctctccgTTTCTTTCAGGCTTGAAAGGTCGAAAGCGAAATCAAAAGAAGGCCTGTATTCagtcctgagagagagggagcaagagggaGGCATTCGATAGATCAATGTGAGCAGCAAATAACTGAAGGACTCACTTTCTGCCAAGGTGAAAACTGAGACAATGGATACAAAAATGaacatgagcgtgtgtgtgagatccCAACATGGAGGCCTTGTGCAATACACTGtatctttatttcacattcctGAGACGTTGCTGAGAAGTTATGATAATGACTCCTCCGTGGATGGTGAAATCACTCACGGAGTCAGTTGGCAGAGTCCTgtctttattcatttcattacattacattacagtacattgcattCGTTTAGCAGACCctcgtatccagagcaacttccagcacaagagaactaGCaccactcccagaccagtgagtatgagtaCAACACCATTCAACTAGACTAGACAGCCTAGGAAACTAGGGGAAGTCAATTACATACACTAGCATATATCACACAGTATCCATAACATACTGCAATACTACAAGTAAATTAGTGGTAAGCAATAAAAGTAGCAGATGTTAGGGGGTGGAGACTGATGTGGAGCAGcgatgcagtctgaaaaggacggtcttcagtctgcggtggaagatggccagtgattctgccCCTCTAATCCCCGTGGGAAGTtaattccaccactgggggggggcagtacaTACAAGGCATCATGTTATTCAGGGGGCCCTTCGTATATAATGGTCTGAACATCTCTTGCTGAAAACAACTTACACGGAGATCGCAAGGGTCACCAGATGATGCCCTGTGATGAATAAGAAAAGCACTTGCAGCCAGCTCTGAAGACCTTGTAAGGTCAGCTCGTGCATTAGAGGTATGTAGCCTCATCTTGTTCTGTGCACAGTTAGTGTATCAAAAGTTGTCGTGGGCAAGTCAAGCTAGACGTCTTAACAGTGATTGCAGTAACCATGCCCATCTGTGAAGGAAAGCCTTCTCTACATGTGCTGGTAAAGGACAAAAGTTGTCTGAGGTGCCCAGTCACGTTTTTACTGGACATCAATACAGTAATGGTGAACTCTGGCACttggtgctgtttgtgtgttccaATTGGAACCCTAAACCGTGACCTCTGTGTGATCCTAGTATTGAAGCTAATGAGAATCTTGTAGCTTTGCACTTCTACATTGTCTCACATGATCATTAAATATCTAAggtaattttttattattattttaacgACACCATTTGGTTAGAAATTACTGCAgttgtaaaaagaaaaggtaaaCAGCAGAAGATGTGATTAGGATAATAAgcacataaaaattgtaacagcAAGATTTTGAACAAAAGTGTTGAGAGTAGGGAACTACTGTATTCTGTGTGCCATTTTTACAATGTAAGAACTCCTTTGGCCAGTTTATTTACTCTCTCTGTGTAGTTCACAGACCACATGAAAGGTGCCTATCTCACAAATGTCATCATTGTTGAAGTTCTTGGTTGTTTTTTAACGATTAGCTCTCACATGTAATTATGAGTATTTATGAGTCCAGAAAACATTGATCAACtttcactgtactgtaaaagAAAGGAAGTGTGTCATGTTGAAGACTCTGTGTCTATCATTCAAACAGACGATTGCtatagaaaaataaacttcTACAAAAACGCAAGagcttctttccctctctgcacagcaatGCAATGTGCATTGAATATAAATGTCCTCTTTATGGCAGGAATGAGCAGCTGCCAACGTACGTCTCATCTACAGGACTTGGTTGAATGAAAGTTCGTCCATCGGGGACTGGACATCACTGTGAAATTTTGAGGAGGGATGCATATGTTGTATGTTCGCAAGTATTTATGTGTGAACGCACGCAGTGAAGGGTCGCTATACCCATGCAGTGGCAGTAGTGCAGAATTCCAAAGATCAGATTCCCCATTAAGGTTATTCAGAGGGAAAGTGTTCAGGGTCTCTGTCCATCAAGTTTTTTTACGTATGAGCATCTCTGCCAAAATTAAGCCCTGCACCCCCTTCCACCCCTGCGCTGTGATTAAAACCCCCTTTTTCCCCTAAACAGCCCAGGAGTGTAATTCATTACTTGTGAGGTTACATTGGAAAGTGCCAGAGAACAGGTGCTTCTTGCCATGTCTTTTCTTCTTATGGAACCCTGTGTCCCTTTTTACATAATGTGGCCGTCCACCATACCTGTGCATTTACGTAGCTCAGGTGCTGTGTGCCTACTGTGTACACATATGCTTACAAGGAGCTGTTAAACTTGTTTGTGGCTCGTATAATTGACCAAAATGGGCAGGTGCACAGTGGTTAGTATAGAGGTACAGTGTGAATACACCAGTATCAGGcaaactgaatgtgaaatgggggccttttgtgtttttaatggatgtgcatgcttttttgtgccccccacacacacacacacacacacataaagtagTAATGGACTGAGGATCTCAACAGCATAAATCACTGACCCAGAGAAGGGCAGCTGGTTAGGGATTGCAGCATTGTGGTTCCTTTGATTCTgggatgttgaaaacattttagttttggTGTCAGTGTCCTTTTtacagaaggggaggggggagtctGCTGAACAACAAGCTGTGCTTTGACTTTACTGCCCTGGACTGCATGTACCATATAATTCAGCcgtttgggatttttttttgcctcttgtTAATGTGGAGGCCATCAGTGACAACACAGACTGTGGACAACTCCCTCTCCTGCCCAACAATTAAGAGTCCCTAGCTTGCATCCTTCTAAAAGGAACTCCTGTtccccccagaaaaaaagagtgCATTCCATATTCCATAGTGAGCAGTGCTGTGATTCCGAAGTGGTGTTCTGTGTAGCTTTGCTCTCTTTCACATTCTGAAACCTCAAGGACAAATTGTTCTTGCTTGTGGCACATCCCATCAACACCCTCAGCATATGTGTCAGAAGCATTCTCTTCTGCTGAGAGATTTGTGTGCTACCCGGCTGGTTTTCAGAGGttgatgctttttttaaaaaaaaaaaaaactgtccaaatAAATAGACCAAACACAGGTACTTCTGTGAgtttgaatgtgtctgtttctcagaCTAGAGAGTCCAATGAAGCCTCAGAGTATGCCCTGCATCTATCCCAGATGCACCTGGATGGAAATATTGACTAAGACTCATACCTCAGAGGCCCATTAGTTATAAGTGttggaaaaaatgtacaaaacatatCCACTTAAAGTAGGTCTCTTCTCtcactgaaaagaaagaatGGAGTTCAGAGAGTATTTGCTTGGACATGTCAAGCATGAATCAGTCTTGTGAAGTCTTTGACTTGCTGTGTGCTTGGCATGCCAAAGCAAATCTACTCCTTGGCTTCATTTCCCATTCTCATCAGATCATATCTGGAAAGGTAAAGGTAAATGTGCAGTCCTTGatcatgtgtaaatgtaaaatactaatAGTAGCAAGGTAAACTGGTGATGGAGCAAGAAGTACACATTATTATAGTTATTCAATGTTAAAGAATACTTTCAGTCATTGGTACAATCTAACTCATTTGTAACCAGGTGAAGGTGATCATAAACCAAGACAGATCTAATGAAATTTTGGGATTCGCTGGGATACAAAGTGTCTTCCAGTATTTCAACTGACCACGAAATGTGCAGATGAAAATCATAGGTGGAGTCAGATTGCCCACCTTTGTTTACATTCTTATTGTGCTTCATTTGTTTACTGAGGAGATTTATCTACACTCTAGTCAATGAACATTGAGCTTTGAACAGTTACATAGTGACTGTTCTGATAGCAGTGGTGCATCTACATCCCTGATCCAACGCAGGATTTTCCAGCAGTATGTGAGTATgctatgtgagtgtgtacgtgtgaatAGTGAATGACTGTTTTTTCCATCAGGCCCCGTGATCAACAGAACAAATACTATAGCTGTATAGCTGTGTCCAGCCACaggaaaatgcagaaacacGGAGGAAGCAAAGATGCACCGATGACGTCTTTTAAAACGTCAGCCTTGCAGCCATTTGTTCCAGCCCAATTTGTCGTATGGCCTTCTGGGCCTGGTGAAAAGGTCTTGTCCACGGGCTATTATTGGAACACCACAACCTTCTATGTCTGGCAGGCATTGAAGCCATTTTGTTCTGTTCGACTCATTTCATTTGCACTacaatgatatttatttttgcgctaacaaaaagcagaaaaacgCCCTCTAAGCTTGCTAAGAAATTTGGCCCcataatgcatgttttcattattattagcaATAATTGTTTTTGACCTTTGTTTTCGTTTCGCTCTGAATCCCAAATGGGCCAAATACAGCAATGCATCTGTAAGTGGCTGCTGTCTCCAGAGGAACCAGTCGGTTCTGTGCTTGGCAGCGTCACGCTATGCTCTCCCTGGTGCTGCATGATAGAATCTAAACAGCAGAGGCGATagagaaaatgcaaaactgcCATTCAGAAAGGTCACATAATCTGACACGTCGCAATCGCGGGGAGCCAGTTTCTCTCACTCCCGCGTCACCTTGGGCTTCGCGCTTCTGTGGTGCCACAGCAGACCAGGCAGTGCCACCTACTGGCAGAAACTGTGTAAGAGATTATGCAGTTGATTATGGGCATTGAattttgtgaattatttctgctattttattatttctactggcttttgggggaaaaaaatcacatcacaaaaaGAGATTTAGTAGTTACAGTTTGTTTATGTGATGTTCTGAAACTTCATaaccatttttttgtgtgcCAGCTCTAGCAAAATGTGTTGGAATAGGACTGTTACCCACCTGAATACAATGAAAAAGTCCTGTTCTCTAACCATGCATGCAGTCCATGGTCATGTATGTGAGAACACAAAATAATCTATGTCCACAtaactatatttcatttttgatataCTCATATTGCCgccaaacaaatacacattaatgtacattaatgAACTAAAAGAAACTAATCCACTGTACCACcctgtatatattatatatcctCCATCGAATATCATTGTTTAACTCCTACATGAATGTAGTGTAAGGTCATAAACACTTTGAGAATCTAACAGAAATTTGTGTTGACATAagattcatttattaaataagACAGTCAATATTTACAAGTTTAAAAGAGGGAATTATTTTCTCAGCTTACTTATTGACAAGGTCATTTACAAGGTTATGTACAGGATCACAGAGCACATATCATGTCTAGACATGTAAAAACTACATCCTATGTCAAAATGCACATGATGTCATGCTACAAACATACAGATTAtaacacacattacacagtcTGTATGTGCTGCTGTGTAAACCCTAGCTGAATATTACCATGCATACTTTATATGAAATGATCACATTCTTGCACAGAGTATGCTTTTAACACTGATAAATACAGGGATAGCTTATGGAGGTTCTAAAGAGATCTGAAGAGTTATCTTTTAAATTTCATACTAGATGGTAATTGGTCTAATAATTTAGTCATGTTAATAATTATACAGGAgttatttggggggggggggggggggctggcaaAAAACATAATATGTTATTTGAAGAATTAAAATAGAGGAACCACTGCTTTCCTATAGAATGACACTGTTTGCCAGGATCAGCAAAATATCGGTGAACTAAAAAACATAATagataaaatacagtattgttTAGCATAAAGTCATAAAGTCACAGTGGTGAACAGTGGGATGGGGGCTCAATCTGGACACCTCTGCTGACTGAGTCATATTATCATTTCATAAAAGCTGTCAGTGAAGTCCGTACACTTACAAAAACCTTAGAGCAAGATGCCATCGATATCACAAGATATGATAGAAGGTCTAGTGGGAATGTGCCTGACTGATAGCAGGCAAATTTCAAAATAAGCACATCTCATCATTGCCCACTCACTTTCATACTTTATGCATCACTAGCTGTTTTGGTCTTCTGTATCTATAAGGAGGTCCACGGTATGGTGTTAAAACCACATCACTGGCCTCACACACtgacgtgtgcatgtgtacacacagatatgcatgcgtgtgcatatgtgtgcatgtgtgtgtaagcatgtgcatgggtgtttgtgtgtgtgtatgtgtgtgagtgaggtcTTTTGAGTACGTGCCCTGCTGAACAGTGAGCAGGACCCTTAACCTCCAGAACAGGGTGGAAGTGAGAACAAGCTGAAATGGTCGGGCTCTGAAAATAGATGCTTTGTCACAGCTGTTCTGTGAGAAacttctccttttcctttctaGCTAATCAACCATCCATTCACATTCACCGTGAGAATATGAACCTATGAAAGCCACATGATACTTTAATGCTCACAAGAGTGATGGCCAGACAGAGCAAGTCTAAAAGAATAGAATGAAGGTAAAACATTCTATAGAATCTACATGAGAATGAATCAGGGGATGAAGAACAAGCTACAATGTTAGTACATGGATCTAGCATacttttccacaaaaaaacccaaacaagtAATTCAATAATCTTTTGCACTATGGTCCTTTCCACTTTCACTATCACAAAATGATCAGAGCTATCAATTTTGTTGTCCATTCTGGGCAGACTGATAGGGTTAGATCAAGTCAGTTTTGAGGTTTTCTCTCAGCAGTGCAAAAGTTCACCCCGGCTGTCTTCTCTTATTAATGGCAAAAGTTCTGATATCAGGCTCTGATTGCAGAGCCTCAATACCTTTAACAACCTCAGATGCAATGCCATAGAAACAGATTCTAGGTTGCTTTCCTTAAACCCACACCTGGCTGGGTCTTTTGTGTGTTGTCTTCAGCAACGCAACAGGAACCAGGCTTTGCATGACGGAGAGTGTCCGtaggctgagagagggaggtacTTGTGCTTTGCTCTTACTCCTTAGTAGAGTCATTGTTTTATGAGGAGGCAAGTGCTTCACAGTGCAGGGGTTCTCCATCTCACCTCCACATGGAAGGCCTTTTGtgagacccccccacccccatggtCCTCTGTCCACTGACTGACTGCTGATCTCTCAGGGCTGGGACATCTGGTTGATAACCTTCCTCTTACGGACCGACACCAGGTCATAGAAGGGGTCCTTTGTGATACTCGCTCTGCGTTGTGAAACAAGCAGATTATTATCATCAGGGGTGATATCCTGAACAAGTAAAACAGGGCTCCAAAACTGACTCATCCAACCAAATAACGCAGAGCTGCTTTTTTCGGGACTGACCTGATGGACTTTATCCAATCATCTCGCTCCTCAGCTGAGGATGCTGAGATCTTGTAAGATTGGTGCTTCCCCTCCACCACCCGGccgtctgtctctgtcttacAGGCCTTGATCTTCTGACCTTTACTATTGGGGTTATAGAGCTCCAGGCAGtactacatacacacaaacacacacaaatacaaacggAAACACACACGTGCTGTTTAATGGTTTTGCACCTCAAATTTCAAATATAAGGcatagataaataaatgcagttttgtaCAAACTACTGTAACTTAAGAGCTTAAACACCTAAACGTTAGGATGAATCATGAACATTTCTTTCATACATACACGTGCTCACACTGACATACCGGTTTGCGCTGGTCCGTCACTTCCCGTACACACAGGTTTTCAAGTGGAATGATGCCTCTGGGCTCCTTGTCCTGACCGGAGAGACCCATTGTTAGAGCATTCCGATAATTCATTTCACTTCCTTAAACACGTCCACCACACTAATGGCCCATATGAGGCCTGAAGGAACACATACATGTTCTGCTGGATTTTCATCCACCTCTGTTGTTAACTATTTAATCCATAGTTCACACAGATAGCTCCCATtaagcaagattttttttctggcataAATCAGTTGCTGATTCAGAGGTAGATCtgaaaaaatgattgatttcaaTCCCCTAGGAGTCCAGGATTCTCGCGTGTTCAGTCTACAGTAAGGAGAACTAGTTATCTCCTCTGTTTCTTGCTAAGTTCCTATTCCTGCTCCACCCTAGTTCCTATTCTTTGCCTCGACTTctcattctcctcctctccttcctggtACTGATGGCTATCAGGGTGCTTACTGCCCAGAACAGCTAATCCAAGGTAAGCTTTTCAAGCCCTAACCTGAAGCCCAATCAATATGTGAAAAAAGCAGGAGGTGGTCTAGGATCAGAACT
It contains:
- the fam83fa gene encoding protein FAM83F, coding for MAESQLMCMDDEHVNEKIPESKPEFYYSEEQRAAVEQLLKNGDGAFKMRLKEDKVKDFLSAREIKWIRKNFRAYDTEGESDNVWTGPQRDSKADSGVHSTYWPQLSDTEVPPLDIGWPDGGFYRGVTRVTVHTHPPKENGPHIKEVVRRLIQESNKVVAIVMDLLADLQILQDLLDAASKRSVAVYIVLEAHGIPHFLDMCSRLQVGAMHLRNIRVRTVQGIGLALSFGKLAGCLCSKYMLVDGDKVMFGSYSFTWSSSRMDRNMITVMTGQVVEIFDNDFRELYAISDNVDLYKEFHITKPPKPTPVKATTAHRPAPAASTSRFQVTLGDSRQASLKVPAHKYYNPKYSLVVGNSQLMTGSMQDLPSMRPSQSVESSLNLMEKFLQASSDSSERLDTLAPLPSTAIEAEGKGGSKRQNGLGAKKQRSSFRFFLKGKAANQSMAAEPEATPSIPNSSPVRKTPTTTGERLEDSFEILVPEKQPKGKSKKTSKLQPRSMSLQAVNTQEEESLKGRKRNQKKACIQS